The genomic DNA CAAATATCAGAGAAGTGGAAATGGTAAGTATGCAGTCCGCGGAATTTTATGGTATCGAGCGATTTACTATAGTACCTGAACAGCTGCCTGTCTTTACCTTTTCGCCTcttaaaattctcaaattgaCCTTAATTGGTATTAAACAGAGAATCATTCTCCTGGAATACCAAGAAAATATAcaagaatatatgaaaataaaggaGACACTCGCCATGTTTCGAGATTTTTAAGGGTAACctaacattttgaaattaaacctTAAATCTGAGATGCGAAAATTTTGGCCACGTCTTCACTACAAGTACGAGAGGATATTAACTAATAatacaaaaatcaaaagaaaaaaacaaacaaacaaagcaaaaaaccTTAAATGAACATTTTGGGAGGTGCCACTATGGAAGTCGAGCTTCTTAAAACATTCCTTCTGGTATGTGGAAAGGATTCTCAACTGAAATCGTTTCTCTCAGCCATCAAACGTCTCTATGAACTTGCTGATAATTGGAACGGATTCGAAATCTAAAAGCACAGgccaaattaaagttttctatTAAACATAGAAGCACTGGTGGTTCAGTGGTAGAATTCTCGCCTGCCACGCGGgaggcccgggttcgattcccggcCAGTGCAAAATTTTGTAGTCAGTCAGAAGGTATTATTGCGGTCGAATTTTAGTTCctgtttttcgaaaaaaattttctatttcataaCCCTTGAGTGATCTATGTCGAGGAGGTCAGAGCTACAAACCTTTCCAAAAAATCTTTGCAGGTCATTGTAAAAGACCTGTCGTATCTGTACATATTGAACAGCCACGGGCAAACTTTCAGCCAAGTTTTTGCTACTGTTTACTATTTATATGGTAACTGGGAAGGAAGAAGTGTGAGGGAAACGTGTTTTTCGAAACCACAACAAAGTTTCGAGCCATGGGCTTTAACTTTACGTCTGCTTGGTTGAGGGAAGCACAAGTTTTTGTCTTCAGATCACGCTcgtgtaaaaggttaaaactaAATAACACAATCCAGGACAGATGTCCACACTCaatattacattttatttaatatgATGCTGTGTCTTCAGGAATTTGGACTGGACATGTTCTTCCGCCAACGTTGGCAAGACAAGAGGCTCAGTCATAATATGACAACGATGATGACCCTTACAATGGGGACGAAACACCCAGCAGACTACATCTGGGTTCCAGACACAATGTTTGTAGACGCTACTAAATCTTACATGCACAATGTCCTTGCTACAAATCACAAAGTGGATATTTCTGCAAAAGGAGAGGTAAACTGGGGAACAAGGTATGTCCTGTGTAACTTTACATGAATATGCCTCTTTTCAAGAGCGAGAGCTACTAGGTTCCTTCTTGGGCAtatttcagttccagaatcgaCGTCTTTTGTGCCTCCACACCTTTACAATACGAActgaaatgttgaaaaaagaatgaaaagaaaaaggactGTCTATGGAGACGCATTGACTTAGCGGTTAACACGTTGGACTCTAGGCCGAGAAGTCCTGGTTCGAGACTTAGTCACTGTACTTCCGAAGTGCTTCTCTTTTATTTGGAGTATAAATGGTCATAAATGGATTCACTAACGAACTGTCATGGAAAGCTGACGAAATACCTGGGGGAACCTGCCATGAACTAGCATCTCATCTAAGGGGGAGATATAACACTTCCAGTGACCTTATGTTACGGACCTTATGCCACGGAAACCGGGTGAAGCTAATATGATCATGAACCAAAAAATGTATCCATCGCCATTCAAAGCAGGTTTTTCGAACTGGGCAAGAATGGTGGCCCCTCTGTctttattgaaattttcttgtttagCGGTTGGATGGAATAAGTTGTTCTCATTCAGTGAAAGCTACTAGGTACCCAATCGAATCCCACCACCTGGCATGGAAATATGACAAAGATGACAGATCTGACGCTTTTCTTGTCCTCTTTTATTTCAGAGCAACTCTGACAGCAAGGTGCCACATGAATTTCCGTACATTTCCCATGGATGAACAAACTTGCTCCCTAAGTATTGTGAGCTGTAAGTGCTCCACAGTTTTTACAATTATTGGTAGTGTGCGTGACTGACAAGAAAACAGGAGTAGATTGGAACGCGAGGACCCCCATGATGGGGTGAATTTTCCCCACCTTTCCCATCGAACCAAATTGGACAGAAAACCTGAAATTACGTAAAATTGGTGGTTTGACTCAGTAAcatcgttttgtttttgtttttgtttttgtttttttgtttttccttttttcttcgaTGCTACCTCACTAGATATCGTAGACTGTGGAATATGAGCTTCAAACCTTTCTGAAATGAAAACGGATCAGGCTACGAACAAGGACGTCTTTCcgtataataataattttcataacTAAATGCATTTTTACAGATGCCTATCCTACGAACCATCTAATTTTCACCTGGAAGTCCAACCCAGGGGTCATTGTCTTGGACAAGGAAATGGCGCAGTTTTACATGACGAACATGACTACTGCTGAACAACGAGTCCAATATGTTGCTGGTAAGTCAAGTCATTAGGCACATCGAAGCCGTTCGGGTGTGCATGCGCGCTCGTCGCCGGTGTTTGCTCcctttcaaagctttttttgtAACTTACACAAAACTTTAGGAAAATCCGAAAATAAACCTGTGGTGGTATATTATCATGGAGCATTTCTAAATTTATAGGAATATTTCCATCTCGACGTTCTAACATACATCTCATCCAGTGAATGGTTTTTCGTAAGCAACATGAAACAGGGGGAGTTTTAGAACTCGGCTTCACACATAAGAATGCCAGGATATAGTCATTATTACCGGGTGGCCGGTAAGGCGAAACTTAGTTTAGTTTTGTTAAAATAACGCTAAAGAAACCGCAACAGACAAAGTAAGACATCACATAAAAAACAGGTAAAATGTGCGAAGCCCGGGAAAACGCGATTGACTCACGAGTCGCAATTGGTTTTACTCGTTCTTAATCCGATTGGTCGAGAAGGTAGAGCAAGAAGTTTAGACCAATCGTAGAGAGAGAAGCAATCTTGACCTACTTTTCTCCCTTGACAAGTTATCTAATTTCATGAATTCATTCTTCTATTCCAACCAGGGGAGTATTCAGTTCTTCAGGCGACTTTCACATTTAAAAGAAGGATGGGTTTTTACTTGATACAGATTTACGTCCCTTGTATAGCAGTGGTGTTTGTGGCCTGGATGTCCCTGTTCGTCGACAGCAAAGCCACCCCCGCCCGGGTGGGGTTGTGTATTACAACTCTTTTGACAGTCGCTACCATCTGGGGCTCTGTCAACTCCACTATGCCAAGAGTTTCGTATGTGAAAGCTATCGACATTTATCTCATGACATCTTTCTTCTTCGTTCTGTGCACCATGTTGGAGTACATTATCTTGATACACAAGGGAAGGGCAAAGGTATTGAAAAGGCACTCATACTAAGCTTGTAAATTCGTGTAATTATATTAAACTGCACGTGCTTACTTCGTTTTACTACTGCGCACGTTGATGGCATGAATGTGCGCGATAGATCATAACATAAGGAATTTCTTTAAGCACCGCGTTAATATCTTATAGACAATTATTTCTTACGTCAGGTGTGCGTTCATTGAGATTTGAAGCGTCTAAtaggtttggagagcactcataTAAATCTTTCAACTCTAGAAGGTTAGCGTGTTATTATCGAAAGTAAAGTTTTGCATTGAAATTTTCTCTATCTGATATTTCCAGAGGAGTATTTTATTGCTCAAGGCACCATTTCTACAGAAGGATAATCTGCAAGAAACTTACTGCAATTTGACAAGCGATTACTCGTGCTATAGAGGTGGGCTGTATTCGATGGAAGAAGCACAGACTCACTCGCCATGCAAAGAGTCTCCAAAGGATACTTCATCGCCACCAGACAGCAAAGAAATCAATTCCAAAGACGTGGAAATTATAGCGAGGATAGCTTTCGTCATTGCTTTCACAATTTTTAATCTGGTTTATTGGATTGTCCTGGTGTATTTTGTATGAGTGGAGAACAAGTTTTCATGCCTTGGAAGTAAGGGCTTGGTTTGCGGATAGAAATCTTCTCTTTTATCACTTTTAACAGCTCACACTTACCGACCAATTTTTCACGCGCAAAGAAATATTCGGAGTCACCCCAGCCATAGCAATATATTGAAAGTGTAAAAAGAAAGGAAGCCtgaaaaacaaaccaacaaaagaTCGGTCTTTGTCTATGATCGTACATCTCCCGAAATATCCGACTTCAGAGAGGAAACCACCAGAGAGGTAGCTGTGTCAGAACTTCAAAGATATCTTCGGAACTTCCTCGGGCTTCTTCGGAAAGGATCGGGTTGTATCAAATCAACTTAAAATGAGCTAATGAAGATAAGCAAATCATTCCTATAACTGTATAAATGTGTAATAACTAGGTCACTAAGCTGAGTGAACGGTGGCTTGACGTATATGTAGGCCTCGCGGAATGTTAAGCTCTTAAGTCGTGCTAGTAAAACTTTTTAAGATATCATTTGACTATGACTTATTTCGCTTTTGTAACGTGAAGGTTTAGTAAAATTTTCTCTACCATGGTGAGATAAAGACTTTTTCAACCCCTAATTTCGATGAACcgctgaaaaaagaaaggtttcGGCGCAGATATGACTACTGTGGCCTGCGCGAATGATTTAGGCCCACACACGCAAGGAGAAAGCCACGCGAGCACGCGCTTAGCGTATCTGCTTTTTCGCGTGCACGTCTTACTCGCGCTGTCTCCGAGTTCCCGGAGCGCAGGCTATGGCAATAGAACAATTCATGTTAAATTGGAAGCTTCTATATATACGTCCCTAGTATAAAATATTGATGTTTAGAATATCTTCATATTATTTCTagaattttattattgttttactgtagtagaaataaaaaagtaaataaaaatagccttttgaaaaaaattagctcTTCCAGCTAACCATAACTTGTTTGAAAGTTAGCGTAAATGTAATTCAGGCAGGAAGCGTGACATTCGAAATCATCATGTTTCCAAGTGGTTACCACCTGACATAAGTTAGTTAAGTCCGTATTTGAGTTACGTGACCCACCCAGTCAGAGCTTATCTTGATTTCTATGGCGACTAACAGTATTACTACTCCCCTCTGGATGGGATGTCAGTCCAACGCAAGGTAACCTCCCAACATTTCGCCAGGCTTTCCTGATAATTTGCCGGTACTCGTACCGAACACGCACCCGTACCGTGCCTCTCTCCTGGGTGAGTGCACTGTGAGAACAAAATGTCTTTCCCAAGAACTCGACAAAATGACCCGGTCAATTCTCAAACCAGAATCTCTCAACCAA from Pocillopora verrucosa isolate sample1 chromosome 10, ASM3666991v2, whole genome shotgun sequence includes the following:
- the LOC131780845 gene encoding gamma-aminobutyric acid receptor subunit beta-1-like; this translates as MMGLSNTREVSFDLLMRIALLTIILCGKSHGFQRTESFASTDQQLAKDLRHLLNNYDSRIRPNYTGRPVEILVDFSVASFANIREVEMEFGLDMFFRQRWQDKRLSHNMTTMMTLTMGTKHPADYIWVPDTMFVDATKSYMHNVLATNHKVDISAKGEVNWGTRATLTARCHMNFRTFPMDEQTCSLSIVSYAYPTNHLIFTWKSNPGVIVLDKEMAQFYMTNMTTAEQRVQYVAGEYSVLQATFTFKRRMGFYLIQIYVPCIAVVFVAWMSLFVDSKATPARVGLCITTLLTVATIWGSVNSTMPRVSYVKAIDIYLMTSFFFVLCTMLEYIILIHKGRAKRSILLLKAPFLQKDNLQETYCNLTSDYSCYRGGLYSMEEAQTHSPCKESPKDTSSPPDSKEINSKDVEIIARIAFVIAFTIFNLVYWIVLVYFV